Proteins encoded in a region of the Paenibacillus sp. E222 genome:
- a CDS encoding HAD-IIIA family hydrolase, which yields MTTYDKTPIQAIFIDRDGTIGGTDEIRYPGELELYHGVEESIRKLSGQGIRLFGFTNQPGISKGKSTIEAFQQEMRLFGIEHTYVCPHPAEAECECRKPRPSMLKQAALEHDLNLEQCIVIGDRWSDMTAARAAGCLCILVLTGAGVESLEENRTRWEALEADFLATDFNAAVQWILQIREKPTEDVIIRQACAEDAPRLLELHRALDRESTYMLYNPGERKTTLSGQARFIDQLNAFLNSSIWIAEHQSKIIGHLTVIGGTTERIRHRASIVIGVRQAHTGQGIGRNLMSTMEEWRPTADITRLELTVMSHNFNAIALYHKVGFKQEGIKPKSLLVNGTYVDEFIMGKLYEDLNKSSLTL from the coding sequence ATGACTACTTATGATAAGACTCCTATTCAGGCCATCTTTATCGACCGGGATGGCACGATTGGAGGTACAGATGAAATACGATATCCTGGTGAACTGGAGCTATATCATGGAGTTGAAGAATCCATCCGGAAACTATCTGGACAGGGTATCCGATTGTTTGGATTCACGAATCAACCGGGCATTTCAAAAGGTAAGTCAACGATCGAAGCTTTTCAGCAGGAGATGAGGCTTTTTGGCATTGAGCACACTTATGTCTGTCCTCACCCTGCCGAGGCTGAATGTGAATGCCGTAAACCACGACCATCGATGCTAAAACAGGCAGCGCTAGAACATGATCTGAATCTTGAACAGTGTATTGTTATTGGAGATCGGTGGTCTGACATGACTGCTGCGCGTGCAGCTGGCTGTTTATGCATATTGGTGTTGACCGGAGCAGGGGTAGAGTCGCTAGAAGAGAACCGTACCCGATGGGAAGCGCTGGAAGCGGACTTTTTGGCTACTGATTTCAACGCTGCGGTGCAGTGGATTTTGCAAATTAGGGAGAAGCCGACCGAGGATGTTATTATTCGCCAAGCATGTGCAGAAGATGCGCCTCGCCTGCTGGAATTGCATCGAGCACTGGATCGCGAAAGTACCTATATGCTCTATAATCCGGGAGAGCGTAAGACCACGCTAAGTGGGCAGGCTCGTTTTATAGATCAGTTGAATGCTTTTTTAAATAGTTCAATCTGGATTGCGGAGCATCAGAGCAAGATCATCGGCCATCTTACGGTCATTGGGGGCACAACAGAACGCATCCGACATCGGGCGAGTATCGTCATTGGAGTAAGACAGGCCCATACGGGCCAAGGGATTGGCAGAAATCTAATGTCAACAATGGAAGAATGGAGGCCTACTGCGGACATTACTCGCCTTGAGCTGACTGTTATGAGCCATAATTTTAATGCGATAGCTTTATATCATAAGGTTGGTTTTAAACAGGAAGGAATCAAGCCTAAGTCTTTATTGGTAAATGGTACATATGTGGATGAATTTATTATGGGTAAGCTTTATGAGGACCTTAACAAGAGCAGCTTAACTCTGTAG